In the Elioraea tepida genome, one interval contains:
- a CDS encoding DUF7002 family protein, with amino-acid sequence MSAEFARRFPTLFHVTDADALPSIARHGLLSAEALCTLFDMADAGTLLSRNRDRYVPLTHPVHGTAALRRQKLHDRALGPHLADGVTAEAWRRFINAHVFFWVSAGMAETLRRAEPGRRQVVLALRSAALLGSGLPLLAAPVNGGAVPRAAPRDGRLRGLGLYRPVHALPACATVKEVAVPARIPPEVLHTARHG; translated from the coding sequence TTGAGCGCGGAGTTTGCGCGGCGCTTTCCCACCCTGTTCCACGTCACGGACGCCGACGCCCTGCCCTCGATCGCCCGGCACGGGCTTCTCTCGGCCGAGGCGCTCTGCACCCTCTTCGACATGGCGGACGCCGGCACGCTCTTGTCGCGCAACCGCGACCGCTATGTTCCGCTCACCCACCCTGTGCATGGAACAGCGGCGCTGCGCCGGCAGAAGCTGCATGACCGTGCGCTCGGGCCCCATCTCGCCGACGGCGTCACGGCCGAGGCGTGGCGCCGCTTCATCAACGCGCATGTCTTCTTCTGGGTTTCGGCGGGGATGGCGGAGACGCTGCGCCGGGCCGAGCCAGGGCGGCGGCAAGTGGTGCTCGCCCTGCGCTCCGCCGCGCTCCTCGGGTCGGGCCTTCCCCTCCTTGCCGCGCCGGTGAACGGCGGTGCCGTGCCGCGCGCGGCGCCGCGCGACGGCAGGCTGCGCGGCCTGGGCCTCTATCGCCCGGTGCACGCTCTCCCGGCGTGCGCGACCGTGAAGGAGGTAGCGGTGCCCGCACGGATCCCGCCCGAGGTTCTCCACACCGCGCGACACGGCTGA
- the metK gene encoding methionine adenosyltransferase — MRATGDYLFTSESVSEGHPDKVADRISDTVLDAYLAADPYSRVACETLVTTNRVVLAGEVRGPETVTPDYLIHLARMAIHDIGYDQAGFSWKHAEIHCHLHAQSADIALGVDAAGNKDEGAGDQGIMFGYACRETPELMPAPLYYAHLILRRISELRRNKDKLVEGLLPDAKSQVTLRYVDGQPVGATSIVVSTQHVEGLEQAEIKRMLWPIVESSLPPGWMCPESEFYVNPTGKFVIGGPDGDAGLTGRKIIVDTYGGAAPHGGGAFSGKDPTKVDRSAAYACRYLAKNVVAAGLADRCTIQVSYAIGVSKPLSIYFDLHGTGKDVDEVKLARVVGELMNLSPRGIREHLHLNRPIYVPTSAYGHFGRTPDEEKGTFTWERTDLVPALKSAFGR; from the coding sequence ATGCGCGCGACGGGCGACTACCTGTTCACGAGCGAATCCGTCTCGGAAGGCCACCCCGACAAGGTGGCCGACCGGATCAGCGACACCGTGCTCGACGCCTATCTCGCCGCCGACCCCTACAGCCGCGTGGCGTGCGAGACGCTGGTCACGACCAATCGCGTCGTGCTCGCCGGCGAGGTCCGCGGCCCCGAGACCGTCACACCCGACTATCTGATCCACCTCGCGCGGATGGCGATCCACGACATCGGCTACGACCAGGCCGGCTTCTCCTGGAAGCATGCCGAGATCCACTGCCACCTCCATGCCCAATCCGCCGATATCGCGCTTGGGGTGGATGCCGCCGGCAACAAGGACGAGGGGGCGGGCGACCAGGGGATCATGTTCGGCTATGCCTGCCGTGAGACGCCCGAGCTGATGCCAGCGCCGCTCTACTACGCGCACCTGATCCTGCGGCGGATCAGCGAGCTGCGGCGGAACAAGGACAAACTCGTCGAGGGACTTCTGCCCGACGCCAAGAGCCAGGTCACCCTCCGCTATGTGGATGGCCAGCCCGTCGGCGCCACCTCGATCGTCGTCTCCACCCAGCATGTCGAGGGGCTCGAGCAGGCGGAAATCAAGCGCATGCTCTGGCCGATCGTGGAGAGCAGTCTGCCGCCGGGCTGGATGTGCCCCGAGAGCGAGTTCTACGTGAACCCGACCGGCAAGTTCGTGATCGGCGGGCCGGACGGCGATGCCGGGCTGACGGGGCGCAAGATCATCGTCGACACCTATGGCGGCGCGGCACCGCACGGCGGCGGCGCCTTCTCCGGCAAGGACCCGACCAAGGTCGACCGTTCGGCGGCCTATGCCTGCCGCTACCTCGCCAAGAACGTGGTCGCCGCCGGGCTGGCCGACCGCTGCACCATCCAGGTGAGCTATGCGATCGGTGTGTCGAAGCCGCTCTCGATCTATTTCGACCTGCACGGCACCGGCAAGGATGTCGACGAGGTGAAGCTCGCGCGCGTGGTGGGCGAACTCATGAACCTCTCACCGCGCGGCATCCGCGAGCATCTGCACCTCAACCGGCCGATCTACGTGCCCACCTCGGCCTATGGCCATTTCGGCCGCACTCCGGACGAGGAGAAGGGCACGTTCACCTGGGAGCGAACTGACCTCGTTCCGGCTCTGAAATCCGCCTTCGGTCGGTGA
- the dapB gene encoding 4-hydroxy-tetrahydrodipicolinate reductase, translating to MATRIGVAGVGGRMGRLLVAEILRTPGATLAGGTVRPGGALIGQDVGRIAGLEPMGLPATDDITALAARADVLIDFTHADALEANLAAATAARTALVLGTTGLTADQEQAVAAAARAIPVVHAANFAPAVNVMLGLVRQAAAALGPEYDIEILEMHHRQKVDAPSGTAIALGRAAASGRGVVLESVMESGRHGHTGRRADGAIGFAALRGGQVVGEHSVIFAGAVEHITIGHRSFDRRIYAEGALRAALWVAGRAPGLYGMLDVLGMERP from the coding sequence ATGGCGACACGGATCGGTGTGGCGGGGGTGGGAGGGCGCATGGGGCGGCTTCTGGTCGCGGAGATCCTCCGCACGCCTGGGGCCACGCTCGCAGGCGGAACCGTCCGCCCCGGCGGGGCGCTGATCGGGCAGGATGTCGGGCGGATCGCCGGGCTCGAGCCGATGGGCCTGCCGGCGACCGATGACATCACCGCGCTCGCCGCGCGCGCCGATGTGCTGATCGACTTCACCCACGCGGACGCGCTCGAAGCAAACCTCGCCGCCGCCACGGCCGCGCGCACGGCGCTCGTGCTTGGCACGACGGGGCTCACGGCGGACCAGGAGCAGGCGGTTGCCGCCGCAGCGCGCGCCATTCCCGTGGTCCATGCCGCCAATTTCGCCCCGGCGGTGAACGTGATGCTCGGCCTCGTTCGGCAGGCGGCCGCGGCGCTCGGGCCCGAGTACGACATCGAGATCCTCGAGATGCACCACCGCCAGAAGGTCGATGCCCCCTCGGGCACCGCGATCGCGCTTGGCCGCGCCGCGGCGTCGGGGCGAGGTGTCGTGCTCGAGTCGGTGATGGAGAGCGGCCGGCACGGGCATACGGGGCGCCGGGCCGACGGCGCGATCGGCTTCGCCGCCTTGCGTGGCGGCCAAGTGGTTGGAGAGCACAGCGTGATCTTCGCGGGAGCCGTGGAGCACATCACGATCGGCCACCGCAGCTTCGACCGGCGAATCTATGCCGAGGGCGCGCTGCGCGCCGCGCTCTGGGTGGCCGGGCGCGCGCCCGGCCTCTACGGCATGCTCGACGTGCTCGGGATGGAGCGGCCTTGA